A genomic stretch from Arachis stenosperma cultivar V10309 chromosome 3, arast.V10309.gnm1.PFL2, whole genome shotgun sequence includes:
- the LOC130967947 gene encoding signal peptidase complex subunit 1 gives MDWQGQKLAEQLMQILLLAFAVVAFTTGYFTASFQLMILTYFGGVILTTLVTVPNWPFYNRHPLKWLDSSEVEKHPKPQPSANSTSKKKPVKK, from the coding sequence ATGGATTGGCAAGGACAAAAGCTAGCAGAGCAGCTGATGCAGATATTGCTGCTTGCCTTTGCTGTGGTTGCATTCACAACTGGATACTTTACGGCTTCTTTCCAATTGATGATCCTCACATATTTTGGTGGTGTGATTCTCACTACATTGGTGACCGTCCCTAATTGGCCCTTCTACAATCGCCATCCTCTCAAGTGGTTGGACTCGAGCGAGGTAGAAAAGCATCCGAAGCCACAGCCGTCGGCAAACTCAACTTCGAAGAAGAAACCTGTTAAGAAGTAA
- the LOC130970400 gene encoding cyanogenic beta-glucosidase-like encodes MKYMNLDAYRFSISWSRILPKGKLSGGVNHKGIEYYNNLINELLANGLQPFVTIFHWDVPQALEDDYSDFLSPHIADDFKNYAEVCFKEFGNRVKHWITLNEPKNVNKNG; translated from the exons ATGAAGTATATGAATTTGGATGCTTATAGATTCTCCATTTCTTGGTCAAGAATACTCCCAA AAGGAAAACTTAGTGGAGGTGTAAACCACAAAGGAATTGAATACTATAACAACCTCATCAACGAGCTATTGGCTAATG GTCTGCAACCATTTGTGACTATTTTTCATTGGGACGTTCCTCAGGCCTTGGAAGATGACTATAGTGATTTTCTAAGCCCGCACATTGC agatgattttaagaactatgCTGAAGTTTGTTTCAAGGAATTTGGTAACAGAGTGAAACACTGGATCACTTTGAACGAACCCAAGAATGTCAACAAAAATGGCTAA